One segment of Pelmatolapia mariae isolate MD_Pm_ZW unplaced genomic scaffold, Pm_UMD_F_2 NODE_ptg000796l+_length_30654_cov_1, whole genome shotgun sequence DNA contains the following:
- the LOC134623639 gene encoding zinc finger and BTB domain-containing protein 16-A-like, with amino-acid sequence MDLTKMGMIQLQNPNHPNSLLQKANQMRLAGTLCDVVIMVDSQEFHAHRTVLACTSKMFEILFHRSSQHYTLDFLSPKTFQQILEYAYTATLQAKVEDLDDLLYAAEILEIEYLEEQCLKILETIQSSDENDAEVNANDGSTEEDDERKGHNGAKNSKKHSMGSLYLSGTQQVSNMPGIVDQSPSVSTSFGVSTLSPTKAAVDSLMSIGQSLLQQGFGGEQLVHGNSNQLMTEIKTEMMQVDMGGNGHESPQNMESSASSNGERSGEDRNRDGPGTPTRSSVITSARELHYVRDEGMGDSQGEVSQMGVEAMAGMTEKHLASLYSLPVNHKSDAMMSMPVSMASALPMSPALAMSMDFSAYGGLLPQSFIQREFFSKLGELAVGMKPDGRNQHERCNVCGAELPDNEAVEQHR; translated from the coding sequence ATGGATTTAACTAAAATGGGTATGATCCAGCTTCAGAACCCCAACCACCCCAATTCCCTGCTGCAGAAGGCCAACCAGATGCGTCTGGCTGGAACTCTGTGCGACGTGGTCATCATGGTAGACAGCCAGGAGTTTCACGCTCACAGGACTGTGCTAGCCTGCACCAGCAAaatgtttgaaatcctctttcaCCGCAGCAGCCAGCATTATACCCTGGACTTCCTATCACCAAAGACTTTTCAGCAGATTTTGGAGTATGCTTACACTGCCACGCTCCAGGCCAAGGTGGAGGACTTGGATGACCTTCTGTATGCAGCCGAGATACTTGAGATTGAGTACTTAGAAGAGCAATGCCTGAAGATCCTGGAAACCATCCAGTCCTCAGATGAAAATGATGCTGAGGTCAACGCTAACGATGGAAGCACAGAGGAGGACGATGAGCGCAAAGGTCACAATGGAGccaaaaactcaaaaaagcATTCCATGGGGAGCCTCTATCTGTCAGGTACACAGCAAGTCTCTAACATGCCTGGGATCGTCGACCAGAGTCCCTCCGTCTCCACTTCCTTCGGTGTCTCCACCCTGAGTCCCACCAAAGCTGCTGTGGACAGTCTGATGAGCATCGGCCAGTCTCTGCTCCAGCAGGGCTTTGGTGGTGAACAACTAGTTCACGGCAACTCCAACCAACTGATGACAGAGATCAAGACTGAGATGATGCAAGTGGATATGGGCGGCAATGGCCATGAAAGCCCACAGAACATGGAGTCCAGTGCCTCCAGCAATGGAGAACGAAGTGGGGAGGACAGGAACAGAGATGGTCCCGGAACGCCAACCAGGAGCAGCGTGATCACCAGTGCCCGTGAGCTGCATTACGTCCGTGACGAAGGCATGGGCGACTCTCAAGGTGAAGTCAGTCAGATGGGGGTGGAAGCAATGGCTGGAATGACTGAGAAACATCTGGCCTCTCTCTACTCCTTACCTGTCAATCATAAATCAGATGCCATGATGTCCATGCCGGTATCCATGGCGTCCGCTCTGCCCATGTCCCCAGCCCTGGCTATGTCTATGGACTTCAGTGCCTATGGGGGACTCCTGCCTCAGAGTTTCATCCAGAGAGAATTCTTCAGCAAGCTTGGGGAGCTGGCAGTGGGCATGAAACCAGACGGCAGGAACCAGCATGAACGTTGCAATGTTTGCGGTGCAGAGCTACCAGATAATGAAGCTGTGGAGCAGCACAGGTAA